In the Camelus dromedarius isolate mCamDro1 chromosome 13, mCamDro1.pat, whole genome shotgun sequence genome, one interval contains:
- the METTL21C gene encoding protein-lysine methyltransferase METTL21C, which yields MDVCLRSEQQPAHLQEGPSPPDSQIEVDEEALHTDGSSGPPGDSNKIEPSLQSLLKFVPANYASYTQEYYLFAGKKIVIQESIESYGAVVWPGATALCQYLEEHTEELNLQDAKILEIGAGPGLVSIVASILGAQVTATDMPDVLGNLQYNLLKNTLGRTAHLPEVKELVWGESLEQNFPKSTFYYDYVLASDVVYHHYFLDKLLATMVYLCQPGTVLLWANKFRFSTDYEFLDKFKQVFDTTLLAEFPESSIKLFKGMLKWD from the exons ATGGACGTGTGTCTGCGCTCCGAGCAGCAGCCCGCGCACCTGCAGGAGGGACCAAGCCCCCCAGACAGCCAGATAGAGGTGGACGAGGAGGCTCTGCACACAGATGGCAGCAGCGGACCCCCCGGAG ATTCTAACAAGATAGAACCATCACTTCAAAGCCTCCTGAAATTTGTTCCTGCAAATTATGCCAGCTACACTCAGGAGTACTACCTGTTTGCAGGCAAGAAGATCGTCATTCAGGAGTCGATAGAGAGTTACGGAGCAGTGGTGTGGCCAGGG GCCACGGCTTTGTGCCAGTATTTGGAGGAACATACAGAGGAACTGAATCTCCAAGATGCTAAAATACTTGAAATTGGTGCTGGGCCAGGCCTTGTCTCCATCGTGGCCAGTATTCTAG GAGCTCAAGTCACAGCAACAGATATGCCTGACGTGCTCGGGAACCTGCAATACAACCTTTTAAAGAACACGCTGGGACGAACAGCACACCTGCCTGAAGTGAAGGAGCTGGTCTGGGGAGAGAGCCTGGAACAAAACTTCCCCAAGTCGACTTTCTATTACGACTATGTGCTGGCCTCCGACGTGGTCTACCACCACTACTTCCTGGACAAGCTGCTGGCCACCATGGTGTACCTCTGCCAGCCGGGGACCGTGCTGCTCTGGGCAAACAAGTTCAGGTTCAGCACCGACTATGAGTTTTTGGATAAATTCAAGCAAGTTTTTGATACAACACTCTTGGCTGAATTTCCAGAGTCATCCATCAAACTTTTTAAAGGAATGCTAAAATGGGACTAA